The following are encoded together in the Populus trichocarpa isolate Nisqually-1 chromosome 5, P.trichocarpa_v4.1, whole genome shotgun sequence genome:
- the LOC127905382 gene encoding receptor-like serine/threonine-protein kinase SD1-8 has protein sequence MELPLFSYESVLVATGQFSDKLREGGFGPVYKGNILFQKYPISGWLEFSEAMKLKQTPTGSLEHMAICPLNMLWRVSSQ, from the exons ATGGAATTGCCATTATTCAGTTATGAGAGCGTATTAGTTGCAACTGGACAGTTCTCAGATAAGCTTCGAGAGGGAGGATTCGGACCTGTTTATAAG GGCAACATTCTATTCCAAAAATATCCGATTTCGGGATGGCTCGAATTTTCAGAGGCAATGAAACTCAAGCAAACACCAACAGGGTCGTTGGAACATA TGGCTATATGTCCCCTGAATATGCTATGGAGGGTCTCTTCTCAATAA
- the LOC18098595 gene encoding G-type lectin S-receptor-like serine/threonine-protein kinase B120, translating into MCVKTKPRFLLFVLLLLFVSHRTCFSIVDDTLLVGESLSARETLISQNGTFELGFFQPGTSELGFFQPGTSVNIYLGIWYKNFVNKMIVWVANRESPSNDPASSKLELSADGNLVLLTNFTKTIWSTALASSMSNTSTAEAVLLDDGNFVVRDGSNPSTIYWQSFDYPTDTWLPGGKLGINKHTGQVRRLISWKNSEDPAPGMFSMGIDPTGSGQFFIEWNRSHWYWSSGHWDGEIFALVPEMRRNYIFNFSYVSNENESYLTYYLYNTSLLSRFVIAVSGQIQQLSWIDSSWGWFLFWSQPKVQAGVYGLCGAFGVFHENSSSSCECLKGFKPLVQNDWSSGCIRKSPLQCQNKRSVGKEDGFLKISNLTLPANSKTHQKVSAERCRLDCMEICSCVAYAYNNNSGCSLWEGDLINLQQNSGVAVGRAGAEIYIRLAASELELQIGNGSTGTDKNADAVFPVEKIGNIKRTIRTTLAVAIPTTLITFGLFMYFRCLRKGKLIHRGKEYTGHDLLLFDFDTDPSSTNKESSSVDNRKNRWSKNMELPLFSYESVSVATGQFSDKLGKGGFGPVYKGKLPTGLEIAVKRLSERSGQGLEEFRNETILIAKLQHRNLVRLLGSCIERDEKMLIYEYMPNKSLDFFLFDANRGQILDWGTRIRIIEGIAQGLLYLHRYSRLRIIHRDLKPSNILLDSEMNPKISDFGMARIFGGNETQEHTNRIVGTYGYMSPEYAMEGLFSIKSDVFSFGVLVLEIVSGKKNTSFYHSDTLHLLGHAWKLWNSNKALDLMDPILGDPPSTATLLRYINIGLLCVQESPADRPTMSDVISMIVNEHVALPEPKQPAFVAGRNMAEQRPLMSSSGVPSVNNMTITAIDGR; encoded by the exons ATGTGTGTTAAGACAAAGCCACGTTTTTTGCTCTTTGTGCTGTTGTTGCTATTCGTTTCCCATAGGACTTGCTTCTCCATTGTAGATGATACCCTTTTGGTTGGCGAATCTCTCTCTGCACGCGAGACCCTAATATCTCAAAACGGCACTTTTGAACTCGGTTTCTTCCAGCCAGGCACTTCTGAACTCGGTTTCTTCCAGCCAGGCACTTCTGTAAACATTTACCTGGGAATATGGTATAAGAACTTTGTAAATAAGATGATTGTTTGGGTAGCAAACAGGGAGAGCCCTTCAAACGACCCAGCTTCATCGAAACTTGAATTGTCAGCTGATGGCAATCTTGTCTTGCTGACGAATTTCACCAAAACAATTTGGTCAACAGCTCTTGCATCTTCAATGTCGAATACTAGTACAGCAGAAGCAGTACTTCTTGATGATGGAAACTTTGTCGTAAGAGATGGCTCAAATCCATCTACCATATATTGGCAGAGTTTCGATTATCCAACTGACACATGGCTACCTGGTGGTAAGCTTGGAATCAACAAGCACACTGGGCAAGTGCGGCGGCTTATTTCCTGGAAAAACTCAGAAGATCCTGCACCAGGTATGTTCTCGATGGGGATCGACCCAACTGGAAGTGGTCAGTTTTTCATAGAGTGGAACAGGTCACACTGGTATTGGAGCAGTGGTCATTGGGATGGAGAAATATTTGCCTTGGTGCCTGAGATGAGAAGAaactatattttcaattttagttatgtatcaaatgaaaatgaaagctATCTCACCTATTATTTGTACAATACCTCACTTCTTTCCAGATTCGTGATTGCTGTGTCAGGACAGATTCAACAACTCTCATGGATAGACAGTTCTTGgggttggtttcttttttggTCTCAACCAAAAGTCCAAGCTGGTGTTTATGGTTTATGTGGGGCTTTTGGAGTCTTTCATGAAAATTCATCAAGCTCTTGTGAATGCCTGAAAGGTTTTAAACCATTAGTACAAAATGATTGGTCAAGTGGTTGTATTAGGAAATCTCCTTTGCAGTGTCAAAATAAGAGAAGTGTGGGAAAGGAAGATGGATTCCTAAAGATTTCGAATCTGACATTACCTGCAAATTCAAAAACACATCAGAAAGTGAGTGCTGAAAGATGTAGATTGGATTGCATGGAAATTTGTTCTTGCGTGGCTTATGCCTATAACAATAACAGTGGGTGTTCTTTGTGGGAAGGAGATCTTATAAACTTACAACAAAATTCAGGGGTTGCTGTTGGCCGGGCTGGAGCAGAAATTTACATCAGACTTGCTGCTTCTGAGCTTGAACTACAGATTGGTAATGGCAGTACCGGAACAG ATAAAAACGCAGACGCAGTGTTCCCTGTCGAAAAAA TAGGTAATATCAAAAGGACAATACGGACAACCTTGGCTGTGGCTATTCCAACTACTCTGATTACCTTCGGCCTCTTCATGTACTTCAGATGTCTGCGCAAAGGAAAGCTCATACACAGAG GGAAGGAATATACAGGTCACGATTTATTGCTCTTTGATTTCGATACCGATCCTAGCTCAACAAACAAAGAATCTAGCTCTGTTGACAATCGGAAGAATAGATGGAGTAAGAACATGGAATTGCCATTGTTCAGTTATGAGAGCGTATCAGTTGCAACTGGACAATTCTCAGACAAGCTTGGAAAGGGAGGATTTGGACCTGTTTATAAG GGCAAATTACCTACGGGACTGGAAATAGCAGTGAAGAGGCTCTCAGAAAGATCTGGGCAGGGGCTTGAGGAGTTCAGAAATGAGACAATTCTAATCGCCAAACTCCAGCACCGGAATCTTGTCAGGCTATTAGGTTCCTGTATTGAACGGGATGAGAAAATGCTAATCTATGAGTACATGCCAAATAAAAGCTTGgatttctttctctttg ATGCAAACAGAGGACAAATCTTAGATTGGGGTACACGGATTCGGATAATCGAAGGAATTGCTCAAGGCCTTCTGTATCTACATAGATACTCGCGGTTACGAATCATTCACAGGGATTTAAAACCTAGCAACATTCTATTAGACAGTGAGATGAATCCAAAAATATCTGATTTCGGGATGGCTCGAATTTTCGGAGGCAACGAAACTCAAGAACACACCAACAGGATCGTTGGAACATA TGGCTATATGTCCCCTGAATATGCTATGGAGGGTCTCTTCTCAATAAAATCAGATGTGTTTAGCTTCGGGGTGCTGGTACTTGAGATTGTGAGCGGCAAGAAGAACACTAGTTTCTACCACAGCGACACCCTCCATCTTCTTGGACAT GCATGGAAGTTATGGAATTCTAATAAAGCTTTGGACTTGATGGATCCAATCCTGGGAGATCCTCCTTCAACTGCTACGCTGTTGAGATACATAAACATAGGGCTTCTTTGTGTCCAGGAAAGTCCTGCTGATCGGCCTACAATGTCTGATGTTATATCCATGATCGTAAACGAACACGTAGCTCTCCCAGAACCTAAGCAACCTGCTTTTGTTGCAGGTAGAAACATGGCAGAACAAAGACCATTGATGAGCTCTTCTGGGGTACCTTCCGTGAATAATATGACAATAACGGCGATAGATGGGAGATAG